A single Epinephelus fuscoguttatus linkage group LG13, E.fuscoguttatus.final_Chr_v1 DNA region contains:
- the LOC125899515 gene encoding olfactory receptor 6N2-like produces MDEGLNATYITLGGHVEVHKYRFLYFMVMFIVYILIICSNSTIVYLIVIQRNLHEPMYIFIAALLINSVLFSTAIYPKFLIDFLSEKQIISYSACLLQYFLFYTLGGAEFLLLSAMAYDRYVSICKPLQYPTIMRKTTVCIFLALAWFVPACQMMALTIMSFNEKLCRFTLKAIFCSNSIYKLQCSTSRALTILGLVVLLDVSFFPMLFILSTYAQIFRITYRSCRKVRKKAAETCLPHLLVLINFSLLCTYNVIIARLESEIPKLANLIMTLQLVLYHPLVNPIIYGLKMKEISKHLKQLLCHRKMN; encoded by the coding sequence ATGGATGAAGGATTAAATGCAACATATATAACTCTAGGTGGACATGTGGAAGTTCACAAATACAGATTCCTTTATTTTATGGTCATGTTTATagtatatattttaataatctgCAGTAATTCTACTATTGTGTATCTTATTGTGATTCAGCGAAACCTCCATGAGCCTATGTACATTTTCATTGCAGCTTTGTTAATCAACTctgttcttttcagcactgctaTTTACCCAAAGTTTCTGATTGACTTTTTATCTGAAAAACAGATCATATCTTATTCAGCCTGTCTCCTCcagtattttctgttttatacttTAGGCGGTGCAGAGTTCTTACTGTTGTCAGCCATGGCCTATGACAGGTATGTGTCTATATGTAAACCTCTGCAATATCCAACTATCATGAGAAAAACAACTGTCTGTATCTTTCTGGCTTTAGCTTGGTTTGTTCCTGCTTGTCAGATGATGGCACTGACAATAATGTCCTTTAACGAAAAGCTCTGTAGGTTTACTTTAAAAGCAATTTTTTGCAGTAACTCAATTTACAAACTTCAGTGTAGCACATCAAGAGCACTGACAATATTGGGTTTGGTCGTTTTGCTGGATGTGTCATTTTTTCCGATGCTCTTTATACTTTCCACGTATGCACAAATTTTCAGAATAACCTATCGAAGTTGCAGAAAAGTCAGGAAAAAAGCTGCAGAGACCTGTTTACCTCACCTGTTGGTTTTGATCAACTTTTCCTTGTTGTGCACATATAATGTAATTATAGCTCGACTGGAATCTGAAATTCCAAAACTTGCAAATTTAATAATGACTTTACAGCTGGTTTTGTATCATCCACTTGTTAATCCAATCATATATggactgaaaatgaaagaaatttcAAAACATCTCAAGCAGTTGTTATGTCATAGGAAGATGAACTAA
- the LOC125899516 gene encoding olfactory receptor 6N2-like: MDEEINVTYITLGGHVEVHKYRFLYFMIMFIAYILVICSNSTIVYLIVIHRNLHEPMYVFIAALLINSVLFSTAIYPKLLIDFLSEKQIIPYSACIFQGFLFYALGGAEFLLLSAMAYDRYVSICKPLQYPTIMRKTTVCIFLALAWFVPACQLVASAVVNIHVKLCRFTVRAIFCNNFVYRLHCSGSRALSIFGVVILLSVALFPMLFILFTYATIFRITYRSCRKVRKKAAETCLPHLLVLINFSLLCTYDVTIVRLKYDIPKLANLIMTLQLVLYHPLVNPIIYGLKMKEISKHLRQLLCQGKVNSC, encoded by the coding sequence ATGGATGAAGAAATAAACGTAACATATATAACTCTAGGTGGACATGTGGAAGTTCACAAATACAGATTCCTTTATTTTATGATCATGTTTATAGCATACATTTTAGTAATCTGCAGTAATTCTACTATTGTGTATCTTATTGTGATTCACCGAAACCTCCATGAGCCTATGTACGTTTTCATTGCAGCTTTGTTAATCAACTctgttcttttcagcactgctaTTTACCCAAAGCTTCTGATTGACTTTTtatctgaaaaacaaatcataCCTTATTCAGCCTGTATCTTTCAGGGTTTTCTGTTTTATGCTTTAGGCGGTGCAGAGTTCTTACTGTTGTCAGCCATGGCCTATGACAGGTATGTGTCTATATGTAAACCTCTGCAATATCCAACTATCATGAGAAAAACAACTGTCTGTATCTTTCTGGCTTTAGCTTGGTTTGTTCCTGCTTGTCAGCTTGTGGCATCAGCGGTGGTAAACATTCATGTAAAGCTCTGCAGATTTACTGTGAGAGCAATTTTTTGCAATAACTTTGTTTACAGACTTCATTGCAGCGGGTCAAGAGCACTGTCTATATTTGGTGTGGTCATTTTGCTCAGTGTTGCATTATTTCCAATGCTCTTCATTCTTTTTACATATGCAACAATATTCAGAATAACCTATCGAAGTTGCAGAAAAGTCAGGAAAAAAGCTGCAGAGACCTGTTTACCTCACCTGTTGGTTTTGATCAACTTCTCCTTGCTGTGCACATATGATGTAACTATAGTTAGACTGAAATATGATATTCCAAAACTTGCAAATTTAATAATGACTTTACAGCTGGTTTTGTATCATCCGCTTGTTAATCCAATCATATATGGactaaaaatgaaagaaatttcAAAACACCTCAGGCAGTTGTTATGTCAAGGCAAGGTTAACTCATGTTAA